Within Fusobacterium gonidiaformans ATCC 25563, the genomic segment GGATAGGAAAAGCCCTGTGATAAAAACTCTTTTAAAGCAAGATTGAATTCCTTACTTAAACTAAGACGAGCAATCTTTTCTAATCTTTCTATATTATTCGTTTCCGAGCCAAAAACAAAGGCTTCACAATGACAAAGATGTAAGATTCCAACCGAAGCTCTTGCAAAAATTTCTGCACTTTGTGTCGAGTAAATTGCAGGAAGTTCTATGACAATATCAATTCCTGCTTCTTTTGCTTGCTTCGCTCTTCTACTTTTGGAAATAATTGCAGGCTCTCCTCGTTGCACATAATCTCCACTCATCACAGCAATAATAACTGCATTTGGATATTTTTCTTTTATTGTCTCTAAATGATACAAGTGTCCTTTATGAAAAGGATTGTATTCTGCTATGATACCGATTGCCTGCATTTTTTCTCCTCTATGCTAATACTTCTCTGATTTTTTCAATGGCTTCCTTTGCTTCTTCCACTGTGTTTTTCCATCCTGTAACAAAACGGATACGACATCTTCCATCCCTCCATTTTCCTTCCGCTCCACATAAGACCACGGAGGAGATTTTTTCAAATTCTTCCTGAGTCATCAATACAAATTGTTGGTTGCTTGGAGAATCATAAGGAGAGGTAAACCCTAATTCTCGAAGTCCATCTCGTAAAACAATGGCTGCTTCATTAGCTTTTCTTCCGATTTCTTCATACAGATTTTCTTGTAACAAGCTAATAAACTGTACTCCGATCAATCTCCCTTTCGCAAACAATCCTCCTCGTTGCTTAATACTGTATTTAAAATCTTTTTTTAAATCATCATGAATAATGGCAACTGCTTCTCCAAACATTGCTCCACACTTCGTTCCTCCGATAAATAGAACATCTGTATATTTTCCTAAATCTTCCCAAGTAATATCATTTTCTTTTGCCCCAAAAGCATAGGCAAGTCTTGCTCCGTCCATAAATAAATACAAGCCATTTTTTTCACAACAAGCTTTTAAATTCATCAATTCTTTTTTTGTATATATCGTCCCAACTTCCGTAGTGTTAGAAATATATATCATCTTTGGCTCTACAAAGAAAAAATCTTCATGATAAGCTAAACAATCTTCTATCATTTTTGGAGTTAACTTCCCGTCCTCTGAAGGAAGCCCCAATACCTTATGTCCTGTCGCTTCTATGGCTCCTGTTTCATGAACATTGATATGTCCTGTAAAAGCTGTAATCACTGCCTGATGTGGTTTTAATACATGAGCAATGACTGTCAAATTTGTTAAAGTTCCTCCTGCAAAAAACCAAGTTTCCGTATTTTCTTGTTTCAATTTTTTAGAAATAATCTCTCTCGCCTTATCACAATACGGATCAAAACCATACCCAACCGTTGATTCTCCATTTGTCTTCATCAAATCTTCCATGACTTTTGGATGTCCACCTTCACTATAATCATTTAAAAATGATAACATAAGTTCCCCCCTTTATTTCTTTAAAAATAATTCTCGATATTCTTGTACCGATAATTTTTCGGTTCCTTTTGGTAACTTTTTTAAACAAACAGTATCTATTTGAAGTAAAGCACTTGTTTTTGTATGAATATGATTGATAGCAATCGCTAAAGCGTCTGCTGCATCATCCGGTTTTGGAATCTCCGATAAGCCTAAAAATCTTTGTACCATTTGTTGAATCTGTTTCTTCTCGGCTCGTCCATAACCGGTAATCCCCATTTTTACTTGCAAGGGCGTGTAAGAATGAATTTGTAAACCATGTAAGCGACCTGTTAATACAATCACTCCTCTGGCTTGTCCCACAGAAATTACCGTCTTATTATTCTTAAAATAAAACAACTCTTCGACTGCCATTTCTTCCGGCTGATATTTTTGGATTAAAGAAGATAACTCCTCATGAATCTTTATCAAACGATCTTCCATAGGCAAATCTTTTTCTGTATAAATACAACCATAATCTACCACATGAAATTTTCCTTTTTCATAATCAATCACACCATACCCAACAATAGCCGTTCCCGGATCGATTCCTAAAATTCTCATACTCTATTCTCCAAAATCAAAGTCAACTTGTCGTAATGCCTCATACAAAATAATAGCAGCAGAATTTGATAAATTCAAAGAACGTCCCATAGGAATCATAGGAATGGTAATACATCTTTCCGGATTTTTCTTTAAAATTTCTTCCGGAATTCCTCTTGATTCTGGCCCAAACATAATATAATCATTTGCTTTATAGCTTACATCACTATATCTTTGTTTCGTTTTTGTTGTCGCATAAAATAATCTCATATTGGGGTCACTTGCTAAAAATTCTTCAAAACTTTCCCAAACAGTTAACTGTACAGAATGCCAATAATCGAGACCAGAACGTTTAATTTGTTTCTCATCAAGTGAAAACCCTAAAGGTTTAATCAAATGCAAATGTGTATTTGTTAGTACACAACTTCTTCCTATATTTCCTGTATTATATGGAATTTCCGGCTGATACAATACGATGTTCATTTTTTTACCTCACTTTATTCTTTATCTTCTGCTAGTATTATATCATCTTTTATATATCAATTCAAAAATTAAAATAAAAGTTTAATGTTACTAAGTCACATTGATTATGAAAAGCTTTAGAGTATAATAATAAAAAGAGAAAAATTGAGGTGAAAAACTGTGCAAGTAAAAAAATTTCATTTAGGCCCTATGATGACAAACTGTTTTCTAACTTGGGGAGACAATGGAACTGCATATTTCTTTGATTGTGGAGGAAAAAATCTAGATAAAGTGGAAGCTTTCATAAAAGACAATCAATTAAGTATGAAATATTTAATTTTAACACATGGGCATGGAGACCATATTGATGGAATTCATGAATTTATAAAACGTTTTCCGGAAGCAAAAATCTATATTGGAAAAGAAGAAAAAGAGTTTTTATCGAATCCCAACTTAAATTTGAATTCCTACATTTCAGGAAACAATTTTGAATTTGATGGAGAAATCCATACAGTGCAAGGTGGAGATATGATAGGAGAATTTTTAGTTTTAGATACTCCCGGTCATACCATAGGTTCTAAATCTTTTTATCATAAAGATTCTAATATTTTAATGGCAGGAGATACTTTATTTTATCACAGCTATGGGCGTTTTGATTTACCCACAGGAAGCCAACGTCAATTAGTAGAGAGTCTTAGAAAATTATGTGAACTCCCAGAAAATGTAATTGTCTACAATGGACATACAGAAGAAACAACAATTGGAGAAGAAAAAGAATTTTTAGGATTCCATCGTAGATAAAAAATAACTAGGAGGAAATAAAATATGGAAAAAATATATGATGTTATTATTGTCGGAGGAGGTCCTGCCGGATTAACCGCCGGAATTTATTTAGGACGTGGAAAAGCTAGGACTCTTATTTTAGAAAAAGCGAATGTAGGAGCCTTACTTTCTGCTCATAAAATTGATAACTATCCCGGATTTTTGAATAGTCCCAGCGGGAAAGAAATCTATGAGATAATGAAAAAACAAGCTCTCTCTTATGATGTAGAAATTCAAGAAGCTACCGTATTGGCTTTTGACCCTTACAAAGAAACAAAAATCGTAAAAACGGACAAAGGAAACTTTAAATGTAAATACATCATTATTGCTTCCGGTATGCTGAAGGCAAAAAAAGTACCGGGAGAAGCAAAATATATTGGAGCAGGTGTTTCTTACTGTGCAACTTGTGATGGTGCTTTTACGAGAAATCGTATTGTTTCTTTAGTTGGAAAAGGAGAAGAATTAGCAGAAGAAGCTCTTTTCTTAACAAGATTTGCAAAAGAAGTTCATGTCTATGTGACAGAAGATATCTTAGAAGCTCCACAAGAAGTACTTCATGCCTTATTGGAAAATGAAAAAGTAAAAATTCAATATTCCGTTTCCCTAGAAGAAGTAAAAGGGGATGGAGAAGCTTTGACTTCTTTTGTTCTAAAAGACAGTACCGGAAAGCTTTCGGAAGAAAACACAAACTTCTTATTCTTGTATTTGGGAACCAAAAGCAATACAGAACTTTTTGGAGAATTTGCAGATATGGATTCAAAAGGTTTCATTAAAACAAATGAAAAAATGCAAATCAGAACTCCAAATATGTATGCCATTGGAGATATCCGAGAAAAAGAAATCAGACAAGTAACAACAGCAACCAATGATGGAACAATTGCCGCTTCTGTTATCATAAAAGATATTTTAACAAAAAAAGCAAACAAATAAATATTCTAAATAAAATAAGGAGGAGAATGTATGAGAAAAATTTTTGTTTTAGACACCAATGTATTGATTCATGATCCTTACTGTATCTACAAATTTGAAGACAACGAAGTGGTTGTCCCTATCTTTGTCATTGAGGAAATTGATAAGTTGAAGAGAAATCCCAATACTGCCATTCAAGCTAGATTGGTTTCTCGAGTGATTGATGAAATTCGGAAAAAAGGAAGCCTATATCAAGGGGTAGAACTGGAAAAAGATATTTTTTTCCGAGTAGAGATTGATAACAATATAGAGGACTTACCAACAGTACTAAGACGAGATGTTATGGACAATATGATTATTTCTGTCACTCTTGGTATCCAGAAAAAAAATCCGGAAAAGCGTGTTGTCATTGTTTCTAAAGATATCAATATGAGAATCAAAGCAGATGCTCTCGCCCTAGAAGTACAAGATTATAAAAATGATAAAGTCGATTATAGTGAACTTTATACTGGATTTTTAGATATTTCTGTTTCAAAAGAAATTTTAGAAGAATACTCCAATTCCGGAAAAATTTCCTTAGAAAAATTAGATGTTAACTCAGAAAATTTAACTCCAAATTGTTTTATTCGTATGAATTGTGAAAATGATTTTGTGACGGGACGTTATGCAAATGGAAAAGTTCGTAAAATTATCTTAGGAGATATCGAAGCTTGGGGATTGCGAGCAAGAAATGAAGAACAACGTTTTGCCATGGAATTACTCATGGACGAAGCGGTGAAAGTAGTAACTTTAGTAGGCGGAGCAGGAACAGGAAAGACACTGCTTGCCATTGCAGCTGCCTTAGAGCAAGTTGTAGAAAGAAAAAAATATAAGAAAATATTCATTGCCAGACCTATTATCCCTATGGGAAAAGATTTAGGATATTTACCGGGTAGTGAAAAAGAAAAATTAAAACCTTGGATGCAGCCTATTTTTGATAATATTGAATTTTTATCCCATACTCGTGGGGAAAAGACAGGAGAAAAAGTTGTACAAGGTCTAGAAGCTATGGGACTTATGAAAATAGAACCTTTAACTTACATTCGAGGGCGAAGTATTCCAGCTGGATTTATTGTCATTGATGAAGCTCAAAACTTAACTCCTTTGGAAATTAAAACCATTGTGACAAGAGTTGGAGAAGATACTAAAATTGTCTTTACCGGAGATCCTGCCCAAATTGATAACCCATACTTAGATGCCAATACCAACGGATTAACGTATTTGGCAGAAAAATTAAAAAATGAAAAAATCCTAGGACATATGACCTTAGTCAAAGGAGAACGTTCTGAAGTGGCTGAAATTGCTGCGAAATTATTATAATAGGAAGAGGGGAAAACTTATTTTAGTTTTCCCCTTTATTCTTCTATTTTCTACTCTTATAATCTTCTTCGATCTCTTGTTTCCATTCCTTCTTTAGTTGTTGACCTGACCTCATTTGTAAAACGGCCTCTCCCAATACCTTGTAATTTTTTTGCGTTCCTAAAGAATCAGCGTGGTAATTTACTGCCTTTTCTTTTGAAATTCCAAATTGGGCCGCTGTCTCTTCTGCATCAATATTTGCTCCTAAGAATAAGAACTCCCACTTCTTTTCCTTTTTTTGCTTTTCAATTAAGGCCCTCACTTGCTTTGCTGTAAACTCTTGGCTTGCATTTTCCATTCCATCTGTTGTAATAATAAACAATACTTGGTCTACTTTTTTCTCTGCCAGTTCTTGCTCCCTGTCTACATTAACAATCGTTTTTCCGATTGCATCATAAAGAGCTGTACTTCCTCTCACAAAATATTCTTTTTCTGTCATGTTAGGAAGTTCTTTGATATTCTTATGATGATACAACATTTCATAGTAATCATCAAATAATACAGTCGTAACAAAAACATCCCCGGTTTGTTCTTTTTGTTTCTGTAACATCGAATTATATCCACCAATCGTATCTTTTTCTAAACCAAACATAGAACCACTTCGATCTAAAATAAAAACTAATTCAATATTTTTTGCTTTTACTTCCTTTTTAGTCGTTCCATTTGCACAAGCAACCAAAGAAAATGCCAGTAAAATTCCTAATAAAATTTTTTTCATCCTAACCCCCTATGGTAATCCCCGTTCCAACTCCTAAGCTAACACAAGAACTTAACAATACTCCTAAACATATCATGCTAAGAATCTGTACATATTTCATAACTTTCCTCCTCCTTACTTTAAATTTTCCACTATTTTATGAAAAGAACAGAATTAATCGCTCTTATTTTTCATATATCTTCTTTCTATGGTCGAAATCAACAGCTACTATGATTAAAACATCATCTTGAATTTCCACAATTAACCGATAGTCCATAACTCTATAACGCCACATACCTTTTAAATTTCCTGTTAATGCTTTTCCATGAAGTCTTGGTTCTTCTGTATCTAACAAATTTTTCTTGATATAAGAATATAAAGTTTTTTGAACACTTTTATCAAATTTTATAATTTTCTTATTTAACTTTTCAGGAATGACTAATCGATATCCCACTCTTTTACTGCCTCCTCAAAAGAAATTAAATTTAATCTTCCTGCTTCTTTTTCTTTCAAATATTCTTGAACAATTTCTAAATCATATTCTTCTTCTATTTGCTTAAATAACAAATCTTTTATAAACTGAGATACCGTAGTTCCTTTAGACTCCACATATTCTTTTATTAATCTTTCTTCTTTATTATTAAATCTTATTGAAATTACAGACATAAAATCACTCCCCTCTTATATGTTTACATTGTAAACTTCATCAAAAGAAAAGTCAAGAGAAATTTTTATCAAATTTGAAAACAGTAGTAATTGGTTGTATAAAAAAGAAAGACACAGTTTCCTGTGCCTTTCTAAAAGAGTATGAGTTTAAGAGTCCTATTTATTTTCTATCAATATTGTAAAATACTTTCATTCCTCGATATTGAGCCATATCTCCTAATTCTTGTTCAATTCTCAATAATTGATTGTATTTTGCCATTCTATCTGTTCTTGAAGTAGAACCAGTTTTAATTTGTCCTGCATTTGTTGCTACTGCGATATCTGCGATAGTAGCATCTTCCGTTTCTCCGGATCTATGAGAAACAACAGCTGTCATTCCGGCTCTTTTTGCCATTTCAATCGCATCTAAAGTTTCTGTCAAAGTTCCAATTTGATTTAATTTAATCAAGATAGAATTTGCAGCTTTTAATTCGATTCCTTTTTGTAATCTTTCTGTATTTGTTACAAATAAGTCATCTCCAACCAATTGTACTTTTTCTCCAAGAGCTTCTGTTAATTTTTGCCATCCTGCCCAGTCATCTTCTGCTAAACCGTCTTCGATAGAAACGATAGGATATTTTTCTACTAAAGATTTATACCAATCTACCATTTCTTCCGTAGTTCTTACCACTCCACCTTCTCTTACAAAGTGATAAGTATATTTTCCGTCTGCTTCTTTTGCAAATTCAGAAGAGGCAGCGTCCATTGCGAAAGTAATATCTTTTCCTAATTCATACCCGGCTGCTTTCACTGCTTCACAGATTAAATCCAAAGCTCCTTCTGTTCCTTGAATTTTTGCAGGAGCATATCCCCCTTCGTTTCCTACGTTAGTAGAGTCTCCATTTGCTTTTAATAATTTTCCTAAATGATGGAATACTTCACATCCCATTTGCATTGCTTCTGCAAATGTTTTTGCTCCTACCGGTTGAATCATAAATTCTTGTACATCTACTGCAGAATCTGCATGAGATCCTCCATTTAAGATATTCATCATAGGAAGAGGTAATTCTTTTGCATTCACTCCACCTAAATATTTGTACAAAGGTTGTCCCAATGCTTCTGCTGCTGCCTTAGCGACTGCTAAAGAAACACCTAAAATCGCATTTGCTCCTAATCTTCCTTTATTTGGAGTTCCATCTAATTCGATCATAGCTTTATCAATAGAAACTTGATCCAAAGCATTCATACCTACTAATCTTTCTTTAATTTCTGTATTTACGTTTTGAACAGCTTTCAAAACTCCTTTTCCTAAGTATCTTGCTTTATCTCCATCTCTTAATTCCACTGCTTCGTGAGAACCTGTAGATGCTCCTGATGGAACAGCAGCTCTTCCCTTTGCTCCACATTCCAATACTACATCCACTTCTACTGTCGGGTTTCCTCTAGAGTCTAAAATTTCTCTTGCTACGACATCATAAATTCTTGTCATTCGTATTCCTCCTTGATTATTTTCCTAAAATATTTATTTAATATGAATTACTTTTACTGAGTTTGTTGTTCCATTGATATATACTTGTTCTCCACAAGTCGCAATAATCACATCTCCTGAAACAGCCAATCCTAATTCCCTTACTGCTTTTTCTGCTAAAGTATAGAATTCATCTAAGGAGCTTGCAGTACCATCCACATAAGAAGTTACCCCTCTTGTTAAGACTAATTGATTTGCTGTTCTTTCATTATTCGTAATTGCTAAAATATCTGCTGATGGGAAATATCTTCTCATATCTCTAGCTGCTCTTCCTGAAGCAGTTGCCACTACGATCACTTTTGCTCCAATCATTTCTGCGACATCTGCAGTTCCTTTTGCTACCGCAGTTGTTACTGTAATCTCTCCAACTTCTAAGTGGGCATCTTCTACCGGCAAAATCAACGGATCTGTTTTTTCTGCAATTCTTTTCATCACCGTCACTGCTTCTATCGGATATTTTCCTTTTGCAGTTTCTCCGGAAAGCATTACGGCATCGGTTCCATCAATGATTGCATTTGCTACGTCATTTGCTTCCGCTCTTGTTGGTCTAGGGTTTTTAATCATAGAATCCAACATTTGTGTTGCAGTAATGACAATTTTTCCTACAGCATTACATCTTTGAATCATCATTTTTTGAGCAAAAGGAACTTCTTCTACCGGAATTTCCACTCCTAAATCTCCTCTTGCCACCATAATTCCATCAGATTCTTCTAAAATTTCTTCGAAATTATCCAATCCTTCTTGATTTTCAATTTTTGAAATAATCTGAATTCCTGCTCCACCATTTTCTTCCAATACTTTTCTTACTGCTCGTACATCATCTGCTTTTCGGATGAAAGAAGCAGCAATAAAATCGACTTTTTGTTCACATCCAAATTTCAAATCTTGGATATCTTTCTCTGCCAAAGCGGGTAAGTTTACTTTTACATTTGGCAAGTTAATTCCTTTGTTTTCTCCTAAATCTCCTGAATTTTCAGCAATACATTCTACTTCATTTCCAGAGATTTTTGTTACTGTCATAGATAATAGTCCATCATCTACTAAAACCATATCTCCAACTTTTAAATCTCTTGCAAACCCTTCATAAGTAACAGCTACTTTATTTTGATTTCCAATCACAGATTTATCTGTTGTAAAAGTGAAAGTTTGTCCGGTAATAATGCTAACATCTTTTCCACCTTCTAGTTTTATTGTTCTAATTTCAGGTCCCTTTGTATCTAATAATAAGGCAGCTCGAATCCCTGTCTCTTTCATTGCTTCTCTAAAATTAACAATTCTCGCTCCATGTTCTGCATAATCCCCATGAGAGAAATTTAATCTCATGACATTCATTCCACTTTGTAGTAAAGTTTTCAATGTCTCTTTTGATTCTGTTTTTGGTCCAATGGTACATACAATTTTCGTTTTCTTCAAAGAATTTTCCCCTCCTATAACTTCCTGCTTAGCCTATTTTTCTTAGTCTATATCTTATACCAAGACTCTTTTTTTTTCAAATAAATTATAGAGCATTTTTTTATCTTTTTTTGTTCATAAATTTGCTTTCTAACTACTTTGCTCTCACTTTAAAAATGACTTTTTCAATCGGAGTCGCTTCTTCTTCTACTTTCATTAAAGCCAAATGTACTTCTTCCGGAAAAAGCATTAAAAATTCTCCTTCTTTGATACAAAGTTTTCCTTCTGCGATTCCTTGATATAAACCATAATCATTTTCTTCTTCGTAAGCTTTCACTTCTTTTCCTTGTTTCATTTCAAAAAAAGCAATATTTTCTTTTCCTTTCAAAGGAATATGAATGTCGATATAGGTTCTGTGATATTCATAGTCCATCCCTTCTACATTCTTTGCCATAGCTCCCTCAGGACAGTTATAATAGATATCTTCTCCGGCTACGACATTTCTTCCATATTCTGCTTTCTGATAGTTTCCTGTCATAATATATCGAATGGCTTGATCCAAATAATTGGAAATTCCTAAATATCGCCCTATATTTTCAATTTTATCGTATATCATCTTTCCTCCTAATTTCTTCTCTCTATTATATCTTGTTTTTTACTTTTTGACCAGTTTTTCTTTTGAATAAAGAAAAAGGTTGCATGAGCAACCCTTCTTATTTCTTCATTTCATCCACAAATTTCTTGGTAATTTGTTGAGGCCTTGTAATAGCTCCTCCTACTACCACTGCAAAAGCTCCTAATTGTAAGGCATTTTTTGCTTTCTCCGGAGTATCTAAATTTCCCTCTCCAATCACAGGAATCGAAACGGCTTTTAAGACTTTTTCCAATTCTACTAAAGGCAAATTTCCTTTTGTATATTCAGTATAACCAACCAAAGTTGTTCCAACAAAGTCAAAACCTAATCTTTCTGCTTCTACTGCTTCTTCCACAGAAGAAATATCCGCCATAAATAATTGCTTCGGATATTTTTCTTTAGCTTCTTTCATCAAAGCTTCCAAAGTATTTCCATCCGGTCTTTCTCGTTTCGTACCGTCAATGGCAATAATATCAACTCCCTCTGTTACCAAAGCTGAAATTTCTTTCATGGTCGGAGTAATATAAACAGGATTATCTCCATATACTTCTTTAATAATTCCAATAATTGGCAAATCTACAGTTTTCTTAATTTCATGAATATCTACAACTGTATTCGCTCGAATTCCAGATGCTCCTCCAACATAAGCAGCATAAGCCATTCTGGACATAATATAGGAACTATGTAAAGGTTCTTCCTGTAAAGCTTGACAAGAAACAATTAGTTTTCCTCGTAAGGCTTCGATTCTTTCTTTCATCTTCCTCTCCTATTTTGCTAAATATTTTTGATACAATTCTTTTGCCACTTTTGCTTGTTCTTCCGTAGTAGGTGCCATTGGTCTTCTACAAATTCCAGCATCTACTCCTTGACATTTTAAAATTTCTTTAATCGTTGGATATAATCCATTTTGTAAAATTCCTTCAATCAAGTCATTTGTTACATGTTGAATTTCTAAAGCCTCTGCGATTTTTCCTTCTTTTCCTAATCTGAAAATTTCTTTTGCTCGAATTCCATTGACATTGTAAGTACTTCCGATAGCTCCGTCAACACCCATAACCACAGCTGGTAATAACATTTCATCGAATCCGGATAAAATCAATTTATCAGGATATGCTTTTCTCATTCTTTCTAATAAATAGAAATCTCCTGCTGTGAATTTTACTCCAATAATTTTAGGATTTGCAAACAATTCTCCAAATTGTGCAATGTCCATATTAACTCCTGTTAAGAAAGGAATAGAATAAATTACCATGTTATTTTGAGTTTCTCTTACGATTGTTTCATAATATTCTTTGATTTCTGCAAAACTAAATTTATAGTAGAAAGGTGTTACTGCAGATAAACAAGGATATCCTAATTCTGTTGCATATTTTCCTAATTCCACAGATTCTTTTACATTGATACTTCCGACTTGTGCCATCATTTGTACTTCATTCTTCGCTTCGTCCATAGCAATTCTGAAAACTTCTTTCTTTTCTTCCGTAGAAATCATAAAGTTTTCTCCGGTACTTCCGCCTACATATAATCCATCTACTTTCATGACATCAATATTGTGTCTTACTAATTCTCTAAGCCCTTTTTCGTTAATACTTCCATCCAAGTTATAAGGCACCATTAATGCCGAAAAAATTCCTTTCATTGTTTTACTTCCTCCTGTTTTGTT encodes:
- a CDS encoding threonine aldolase family protein; translated protein: MLSFLNDYSEGGHPKVMEDLMKTNGESTVGYGFDPYCDKAREIISKKLKQENTETWFFAGGTLTNLTVIAHVLKPHQAVITAFTGHINVHETGAIEATGHKVLGLPSEDGKLTPKMIEDCLAYHEDFFFVEPKMIYISNTTEVGTIYTKKELMNLKACCEKNGLYLFMDGARLAYAFGAKENDITWEDLGKYTDVLFIGGTKCGAMFGEAVAIIHDDLKKDFKYSIKQRGGLFAKGRLIGVQFISLLQENLYEEIGRKANEAAIVLRDGLRELGFTSPYDSPSNQQFVLMTQEEFEKISSVVLCGAEGKWRDGRCRIRFVTGWKNTVEEAKEAIEKIREVLA
- the ruvC gene encoding crossover junction endodeoxyribonuclease RuvC — encoded protein: MRILGIDPGTAIVGYGVIDYEKGKFHVVDYGCIYTEKDLPMEDRLIKIHEELSSLIQKYQPEEMAVEELFYFKNNKTVISVGQARGVIVLTGRLHGLQIHSYTPLQVKMGITGYGRAEKKQIQQMVQRFLGLSEIPKPDDAADALAIAINHIHTKTSALLQIDTVCLKKLPKGTEKLSVQEYRELFLKK
- a CDS encoding tRNA (cytidine(34)-2'-O)-methyltransferase, encoding MNIVLYQPEIPYNTGNIGRSCVLTNTHLHLIKPLGFSLDEKQIKRSGLDYWHSVQLTVWESFEEFLASDPNMRLFYATTKTKQRYSDVSYKANDYIMFGPESRGIPEEILKKNPERCITIPMIPMGRSLNLSNSAAIILYEALRQVDFDFGE
- a CDS encoding MBL fold metallo-hydrolase is translated as MQVKKFHLGPMMTNCFLTWGDNGTAYFFDCGGKNLDKVEAFIKDNQLSMKYLILTHGHGDHIDGIHEFIKRFPEAKIYIGKEEKEFLSNPNLNLNSYISGNNFEFDGEIHTVQGGDMIGEFLVLDTPGHTIGSKSFYHKDSNILMAGDTLFYHSYGRFDLPTGSQRQLVESLRKLCELPENVIVYNGHTEETTIGEEKEFLGFHRR
- a CDS encoding NAD(P)/FAD-dependent oxidoreductase, yielding MEKIYDVIIVGGGPAGLTAGIYLGRGKARTLILEKANVGALLSAHKIDNYPGFLNSPSGKEIYEIMKKQALSYDVEIQEATVLAFDPYKETKIVKTDKGNFKCKYIIIASGMLKAKKVPGEAKYIGAGVSYCATCDGAFTRNRIVSLVGKGEELAEEALFLTRFAKEVHVYVTEDILEAPQEVLHALLENEKVKIQYSVSLEEVKGDGEALTSFVLKDSTGKLSEENTNFLFLYLGTKSNTELFGEFADMDSKGFIKTNEKMQIRTPNMYAIGDIREKEIRQVTTATNDGTIAASVIIKDILTKKANK
- a CDS encoding PhoH family protein, which codes for MRKIFVLDTNVLIHDPYCIYKFEDNEVVVPIFVIEEIDKLKRNPNTAIQARLVSRVIDEIRKKGSLYQGVELEKDIFFRVEIDNNIEDLPTVLRRDVMDNMIISVTLGIQKKNPEKRVVIVSKDINMRIKADALALEVQDYKNDKVDYSELYTGFLDISVSKEILEEYSNSGKISLEKLDVNSENLTPNCFIRMNCENDFVTGRYANGKVRKIILGDIEAWGLRARNEEQRFAMELLMDEAVKVVTLVGGAGTGKTLLAIAAALEQVVERKKYKKIFIARPIIPMGKDLGYLPGSEKEKLKPWMQPIFDNIEFLSHTRGEKTGEKVVQGLEAMGLMKIEPLTYIRGRSIPAGFIVIDEAQNLTPLEIKTIVTRVGEDTKIVFTGDPAQIDNPYLDANTNGLTYLAEKLKNEKILGHMTLVKGERSEVAEIAAKLL
- a CDS encoding vWA domain-containing protein, with the protein product MKKILLGILLAFSLVACANGTTKKEVKAKNIELVFILDRSGSMFGLEKDTIGGYNSMLQKQKEQTGDVFVTTVLFDDYYEMLYHHKNIKELPNMTEKEYFVRGSTALYDAIGKTIVNVDREQELAEKKVDQVLFIITTDGMENASQEFTAKQVRALIEKQKKEKKWEFLFLGANIDAEETAAQFGISKEKAVNYHADSLGTQKNYKVLGEAVLQMRSGQQLKKEWKQEIEEDYKSRK
- a CDS encoding type II toxin-antitoxin system RelE family toxin; protein product: MGYRLVIPEKLNKKIIKFDKSVQKTLYSYIKKNLLDTEEPRLHGKALTGNLKGMWRYRVMDYRLIVEIQDDVLIIVAVDFDHRKKIYEK
- the relB gene encoding type II toxin-antitoxin system RelB family antitoxin, translating into MSVISIRFNNKEERLIKEYVESKGTTVSQFIKDLLFKQIEEEYDLEIVQEYLKEKEAGRLNLISFEEAVKEWDID
- the eno gene encoding phosphopyruvate hydratase, which codes for MTRIYDVVAREILDSRGNPTVEVDVVLECGAKGRAAVPSGASTGSHEAVELRDGDKARYLGKGVLKAVQNVNTEIKERLVGMNALDQVSIDKAMIELDGTPNKGRLGANAILGVSLAVAKAAAEALGQPLYKYLGGVNAKELPLPMMNILNGGSHADSAVDVQEFMIQPVGAKTFAEAMQMGCEVFHHLGKLLKANGDSTNVGNEGGYAPAKIQGTEGALDLICEAVKAAGYELGKDITFAMDAASSEFAKEADGKYTYHFVREGGVVRTTEEMVDWYKSLVEKYPIVSIEDGLAEDDWAGWQKLTEALGEKVQLVGDDLFVTNTERLQKGIELKAANSILIKLNQIGTLTETLDAIEMAKRAGMTAVVSHRSGETEDATIADIAVATNAGQIKTGSTSRTDRMAKYNQLLRIEQELGDMAQYRGMKVFYNIDRK
- the pykF gene encoding pyruvate kinase PykF → MKKTKIVCTIGPKTESKETLKTLLQSGMNVMRLNFSHGDYAEHGARIVNFREAMKETGIRAALLLDTKGPEIRTIKLEGGKDVSIITGQTFTFTTDKSVIGNQNKVAVTYEGFARDLKVGDMVLVDDGLLSMTVTKISGNEVECIAENSGDLGENKGINLPNVKVNLPALAEKDIQDLKFGCEQKVDFIAASFIRKADDVRAVRKVLEENGGAGIQIISKIENQEGLDNFEEILEESDGIMVARGDLGVEIPVEEVPFAQKMMIQRCNAVGKIVITATQMLDSMIKNPRPTRAEANDVANAIIDGTDAVMLSGETAKGKYPIEAVTVMKRIAEKTDPLILPVEDAHLEVGEITVTTAVAKGTADVAEMIGAKVIVVATASGRAARDMRRYFPSADILAITNNERTANQLVLTRGVTSYVDGTASSLDEFYTLAEKAVRELGLAVSGDVIIATCGEQVYINGTTNSVKVIHIK
- a CDS encoding YhcH/YjgK/YiaL family protein; the encoded protein is MIYDKIENIGRYLGISNYLDQAIRYIMTGNYQKAEYGRNVVAGEDIYYNCPEGAMAKNVEGMDYEYHRTYIDIHIPLKGKENIAFFEMKQGKEVKAYEEENDYGLYQGIAEGKLCIKEGEFLMLFPEEVHLALMKVEEEATPIEKVIFKVRAK